From Longimicrobiaceae bacterium, one genomic window encodes:
- a CDS encoding ion transporter: MEAKRGERRELDRERWELLREVEDWLETPMVVLGFVWLGLLVVELVRGLGPALEWATTLIWIVFILDFLLRLVLAPDRTDYLKANWLTVVALVIPAFRVLRVARVFRVLRGVRLVKVVASLNRGMRALRGAMGRRGLGYVVALTVLVALAGAAGMYALEREAEGGGIRSFGDAVWWTAMILTTMGSEYWPQTPEGRVLAFILAVYAFTIFGYVTAALASYFVGRDAENAEAEVAGEASLRTLHEEIAALREEVRALRGGGE, encoded by the coding sequence GTGGAAGCGAAGCGCGGCGAACGACGCGAGCTGGACCGGGAGCGGTGGGAGCTCCTGCGCGAGGTGGAGGACTGGCTGGAGACGCCGATGGTCGTCCTCGGCTTCGTCTGGCTGGGGCTGCTGGTGGTGGAGCTGGTCCGGGGGCTCGGCCCGGCGCTGGAATGGGCGACGACCCTGATCTGGATCGTCTTCATCCTGGACTTCCTCCTGCGGCTGGTCCTCGCCCCCGACCGGACCGACTACCTGAAGGCCAACTGGCTCACCGTCGTCGCGCTGGTGATCCCCGCCTTCCGGGTGCTGCGCGTCGCGCGCGTGTTCCGGGTCCTGCGCGGGGTGAGGCTTGTGAAGGTGGTCGCCTCGCTCAACCGCGGGATGCGTGCCCTGCGGGGGGCCATGGGGCGCCGCGGGCTGGGCTACGTGGTGGCGCTCACGGTGCTGGTGGCGCTGGCGGGTGCGGCGGGGATGTACGCCCTGGAGCGCGAGGCGGAGGGGGGCGGGATCCGCAGCTTCGGCGACGCTGTGTGGTGGACGGCCATGATCCTGACCACCATGGGGTCGGAGTACTGGCCGCAGACCCCGGAGGGGCGGGTGCTGGCCTTCATCCTGGCCGTGTACGCCTTCACCATCTTCGGGTACGTCACCGCGGCGCTCGCCAGCTACTTCGTGGGGCGCGACGCGGAGAACGCCGAGGCGGAGGTGGCGGGGGAGGCCTCCCTCCGCACCCTGCACGAGGAGATCGCGGCCCTCCGCGAGGAGGTCCGCGCCCTGCGGGGCGGCGGGGAGTAA